Proteins from a genomic interval of Acidimicrobiia bacterium:
- a CDS encoding metal ABC transporter ATP-binding protein, with protein sequence MTKVPSPRGANPRRVVVNVNAISVVRGTRLSLDNVSFQLESNTLTAIIGPNGAGKSTLLHALVGLLPLTSGSIEINNDERRGTGRNVAYVLQGTAIPTNLPMSVREVVTMGRYQSLGFFRRLRSRDRAVVNEAMERLEVADLASRQIMELSGGQRQRVYVAQGLAQQAPLLLLDEPVTGLDVVSRQRILSVVQEERDAGTAVVMTTHDLGEAASADKVLLLANRLVAAGNPQEVLQSETIGEAFGQRLVRLGPNVLMMDSSHHHGSTE encoded by the coding sequence ATGACTAAAGTCCCCTCCCCCCGAGGCGCCAACCCACGTCGTGTGGTGGTTAATGTTAACGCGATCTCAGTGGTGCGAGGCACAAGGCTCTCACTTGATAATGTCAGCTTCCAACTAGAATCTAATACCTTAACAGCGATAATCGGTCCTAATGGTGCTGGAAAGTCAACCCTGCTGCACGCTTTGGTGGGGTTATTACCATTAACTAGTGGATCTATTGAAATTAATAATGATGAACGGCGTGGCACTGGTCGCAACGTCGCTTATGTCTTGCAGGGAACCGCCATACCAACCAACCTCCCCATGTCGGTTCGCGAGGTTGTGACTATGGGCCGATACCAGTCGCTTGGTTTCTTCCGCAGGCTACGTTCTCGGGATCGGGCGGTGGTGAATGAGGCGATGGAACGATTGGAGGTTGCCGATCTAGCTTCGCGCCAAATTATGGAGCTCTCGGGGGGCCAACGCCAACGGGTATATGTAGCACAAGGTTTGGCGCAACAAGCACCATTGTTGCTGCTAGATGAGCCAGTCACGGGTTTAGATGTCGTTTCCCGGCAACGTATTTTGTCGGTAGTGCAAGAGGAACGAGACGCCGGGACGGCCGTAGTGATGACCACGCATGATCTAGGTGAAGCGGCAAGCGCTGACAAGGTCCTGTTGTTAGCTAATCGCTTGGTGGCTGCGGGTAACCCACAAGAGGTGCTCCAGAGCGAAACTATTGGTGAGGCTTTTGGACAACGCCTAGTTCGCTTAGGACCAAACGTGCTCATGATGGATTCGTCACACCACCATGGTTCGACAGAGTGA
- a CDS encoding thioesterase family protein, whose amino-acid sequence MTSELSAFYETDGQGGLSPRAEARSPWAEDMMHGRLLAGIAARHVEQNHQSAEFQPARLTIDLFRSPTMDTVGCSSTVVRDGRRIRVVQVDLTVGNADVARATVVLMRTSLHPSGEVWSRKDWVVPNPEEIPAPPNSGAKSVTSLDLRPIDGQGMGSSGQRKVWLRDLRPLVEGESTSAFSRAVMAADMASPLGNSGSEGLAFINADITVYLGRLPRGEWIGLEVGAHIGADGIAVSRSDLFDLEGPFGFTDVCAVATPRMGA is encoded by the coding sequence ATGACTTCTGAGCTGAGTGCCTTTTACGAAACCGACGGACAGGGCGGTTTATCACCCCGGGCCGAGGCCAGAAGCCCGTGGGCCGAAGACATGATGCACGGTCGACTGCTGGCTGGAATCGCGGCGCGCCACGTTGAGCAAAATCATCAGTCGGCTGAATTCCAACCGGCACGGCTAACGATTGACCTGTTTCGTTCGCCAACCATGGACACCGTAGGTTGCAGCTCCACGGTTGTCCGCGACGGCCGTCGTATCCGGGTTGTACAGGTTGATTTAACCGTTGGCAACGCCGATGTAGCACGAGCCACGGTGGTGCTTATGCGTACGTCGTTGCACCCCTCAGGTGAAGTTTGGAGTCGGAAAGATTGGGTTGTACCTAATCCTGAGGAGATACCCGCTCCGCCCAACTCCGGTGCCAAGTCGGTTACTTCACTAGACCTACGTCCAATTGATGGTCAAGGTATGGGTTCGTCCGGTCAGCGTAAAGTTTGGCTGCGTGATCTTCGGCCTTTAGTTGAAGGTGAAAGCACTAGCGCATTTTCACGAGCCGTCATGGCCGCCGATATGGCGAGTCCACTAGGCAACTCAGGTTCAGAAGGCTTGGCTTTCATTAACGCTGACATCACGGTCTATTTGGGGCGCCTGCCGCGGGGCGAGTGGATCGGTCTTGAGGTGGGTGCCCATATTGGCGCTGACGGTATTGCGGTAAGTCGGTCCGACCTCTTCGATCTTGAAGGACCTTTTGGTTTCACCGATGTGTGTGCGGTGGCCACCCCTCGCATGGGCGCTTGA
- a CDS encoding inositol monophosphatase family protein, which yields MTITSSSEQPPVSKELLSLALELVKEAGELTLKYFRSTDLEVVTKQDGTPVTIADQGAEALIRARLGELRPNDTVVGEEDGLREGSSGHRWIIDPIDGTKAFTHGVPLYSNLLALEDEHGPAIGVINLPALGETVWAGRGRGCFCNDEPATVSTTNQVSEAWLMTSGLTNWPAPLFNTLKQSGIHVRTWGDGYGYALVATGRADVMLDPEVSLWDVAPMPVILSEAGGRFSSTNGREGAHNGSGLATNGVLHDELIKLLSPTGIH from the coding sequence ATGACTATTACATCGTCATCGGAGCAGCCTCCGGTTTCAAAAGAGCTGTTGAGTTTGGCCCTTGAGCTGGTTAAAGAGGCTGGCGAGTTAACTCTAAAGTATTTCCGGTCAACCGACTTGGAGGTCGTCACCAAACAAGATGGAACGCCTGTCACAATAGCTGATCAGGGTGCTGAAGCGCTGATTAGGGCCCGTCTTGGTGAGCTTCGTCCGAATGACACCGTGGTGGGAGAAGAAGATGGTTTGCGTGAAGGCAGCAGTGGCCATCGCTGGATTATTGACCCCATTGATGGGACGAAGGCTTTCACCCATGGCGTACCGCTTTATTCCAACCTTTTGGCTCTAGAAGACGAACATGGTCCGGCCATTGGTGTGATTAACCTCCCGGCGTTGGGTGAAACGGTGTGGGCCGGTCGAGGTCGAGGTTGTTTTTGTAACGATGAACCAGCGACGGTGTCAACCACCAACCAGGTCAGCGAAGCTTGGCTCATGACCAGTGGCCTCACGAACTGGCCAGCGCCACTCTTCAACACTCTTAAGCAAAGTGGGATTCACGTACGCACCTGGGGCGACGGCTACGGCTACGCCTTGGTGGCGACAGGACGGGCCGATGTGATGTTAGACCCGGAAGTCTCGCTTTGGGATGTGGCCCCCATGCCTGTCATCCTGTCCGAAGCCGGAGGTCGCTTTTCATCTACCAACGGCCGCGAAGGTGCCCATAATGGTTCGGGATTAGCCACCAACGGCGTCTTACACGATGAACTAATCAAACTTCTCTCCCCGACAGGAATTCATTAA
- a CDS encoding PQQ-binding-like beta-propeller repeat protein, translating into MTTTANELSMRRRAVVAVTLLAVLTVGLAMLTMTRESQAAVEGTPWPNKQPEGQGSAWVDPATAGHPWGEAVSGILTFRGNPTRNYYGQGPVPTNPVVRWSYPESPMCSESSVEQGDHSGTFNWCGSGWTGQPSVFERDGRTWVVFGAYDKAVHFLDADTGEQIIPSFPTGDIIKGSVTVDPDGFPLVYSGSRDNYFHILAIDGDEPRELWSFDANSVDGLWNDDWDGSALVIDDYLFEGGENSLWFIWKLNRSYDDEGLVTVDPTLVFMAPGWDEELLEAVGDENVSIENSVAISGDVIYFGNSGGLIQGWDISGVKHGRDPERVFRFWAGDDTDASVVIDEEGFLYVVSEVKRHTERSAEIGQILKLDPRQNDDPIVWSLADPDNKGIWATPAIYRDLLIVPTDGGRIMAVDRNTGTLRWEFFMRGPTWQSPVVVDDVLIQGDCRGGVLSGFDLTDTTKAPPKLWSVPLGGCVESTPAVWDGQIFVGTRGGHFFAIGENRGTGIMAPGGN; encoded by the coding sequence ATGACCACAACCGCTAATGAGCTTTCGATGCGACGTCGCGCTGTGGTGGCGGTGACACTTTTAGCCGTCTTAACGGTTGGCTTGGCAATGCTAACCATGACACGTGAGAGCCAAGCTGCTGTAGAAGGGACACCGTGGCCAAACAAGCAACCCGAAGGTCAAGGCTCGGCCTGGGTTGATCCGGCCACAGCTGGGCATCCTTGGGGTGAAGCCGTGTCAGGGATTCTCACCTTCCGAGGTAATCCCACTCGCAATTATTACGGGCAAGGCCCCGTGCCCACCAACCCGGTAGTGCGCTGGAGCTACCCCGAGTCTCCAATGTGTTCTGAATCAAGCGTTGAACAGGGCGACCACTCGGGTACTTTCAATTGGTGTGGCTCGGGGTGGACCGGCCAACCTTCGGTTTTCGAACGCGACGGTCGAACATGGGTGGTCTTTGGTGCTTATGACAAAGCCGTTCATTTTTTGGATGCAGATACCGGTGAGCAGATCATTCCCAGCTTTCCCACCGGCGACATTATTAAAGGTTCGGTAACCGTTGATCCCGATGGCTTTCCGTTGGTATACAGCGGTTCTCGCGACAACTACTTTCACATCTTGGCGATTGATGGTGACGAACCACGCGAGCTTTGGAGCTTCGACGCTAATTCGGTTGATGGGCTTTGGAACGATGACTGGGACGGTTCGGCTTTAGTCATTGACGATTACCTATTCGAAGGCGGTGAGAATTCGCTTTGGTTTATTTGGAAACTGAACCGGAGCTATGACGACGAAGGCCTGGTCACTGTTGACCCCACCCTGGTCTTTATGGCGCCGGGCTGGGATGAGGAACTTCTAGAAGCCGTCGGTGACGAAAACGTTTCTATCGAAAACTCGGTCGCAATCTCGGGCGATGTCATCTACTTCGGTAACTCCGGTGGGCTTATTCAAGGGTGGGACATCTCGGGAGTTAAGCACGGCCGCGATCCTGAACGCGTTTTCCGTTTTTGGGCTGGCGATGACACTGACGCCAGTGTGGTTATTGATGAGGAAGGTTTCTTGTATGTGGTGAGCGAGGTGAAGCGCCACACCGAGCGTTCGGCCGAGATCGGCCAGATTCTCAAACTCGACCCTCGTCAAAATGATGATCCGATCGTGTGGTCATTGGCCGACCCCGATAACAAGGGCATTTGGGCCACCCCAGCCATTTATCGAGATCTTCTCATTGTGCCAACCGACGGCGGCAGAATAATGGCAGTAGATCGCAACACCGGCACTTTACGTTGGGAGTTTTTTATGCGCGGTCCCACCTGGCAGTCACCGGTGGTCGTTGACGATGTCTTGATACAAGGCGACTGTCGCGGCGGAGTATTGAGCGGATTTGATCTAACTGATACCACCAAGGCACCACCGAAGCTTTGGTCGGTACCTCTTGGTGGTTGTGTTGAATCAACACCTGCCGTATGGGACGGTCAGATCTTTGTGGGCACCCGCGGCGGACATTTCTTTGCCATTGGAGAAAACCGTGGGACCGGCATTATGGCCCCCGGCGGAAACTAA
- a CDS encoding metal-dependent transcriptional regulator, whose protein sequence is MDSYESPEYHPAFEEYCEAIYELHEDDVAVIQARVAERLAVSRAAVSEMIKRMEAEGLVSTAAGTISLTERGLALATIVVRRHRIAERFLTDILGLSWATAHQEAGKWEHIISPVVEEAMERVLGDPTTCPHGNPIPGSGYVEHPNTVTLDSIDVGDSFTVRRITEELEFTDGLLDFLEGASVMPGHAGVVRSIAPDGTTIVEIEGDPVGIGAFVGARILVTPGG, encoded by the coding sequence ATGGATAGCTACGAGTCGCCCGAGTATCACCCGGCATTCGAAGAGTATTGCGAGGCTATCTACGAGCTCCACGAAGACGACGTGGCGGTGATTCAAGCTCGTGTAGCTGAGCGTTTGGCCGTTTCGCGAGCCGCGGTTTCCGAAATGATCAAACGTATGGAAGCTGAAGGATTGGTTAGCACCGCCGCGGGCACCATCTCCCTCACTGAACGCGGTTTAGCATTGGCCACAATTGTGGTGCGTCGACACCGCATAGCCGAACGCTTCTTAACCGACATTTTGGGTTTGTCCTGGGCCACCGCACACCAGGAGGCTGGCAAATGGGAGCACATCATTTCGCCTGTGGTTGAAGAAGCTATGGAGCGAGTATTAGGTGATCCCACCACCTGCCCCCATGGCAACCCCATTCCCGGATCCGGTTATGTTGAACACCCCAACACCGTCACTCTTGATTCGATAGACGTTGGTGACAGCTTCACCGTGCGGCGTATCACCGAAGAATTAGAGTTCACCGACGGTCTACTCGATTTTTTGGAAGGGGCGTCGGTGATGCCGGGACACGCTGGTGTGGTCCGCTCGATCGCGCCCGATGGCACCACTATTGTGGAAATTGAGGGCGATCCAGTTGGAATTGGGGCGTTTGTAGGTGCCCGAATTCTGGTAACCCCGGGCGGTTAG
- the ilvA gene encoding threonine ammonia-lyase, biosynthetic, with the protein MPNTGEPAAFDELMRSILTSRVYEVARETPLELAARLSARLDNKIWFKREDLQPIFSFKLRGAYNKMAHLSEQERQRGVITASAGNHAQGVAYSARHLGIKALIVMPETTPSIKVDAVRNLGAEVVLVGDSYSDAQAHCDSLQRSTGMTAIPPFDDPLVVAGQGTIADEIVRQSAADLDAVFVPVGGGGLIGGIGAYLKTVVPHVKVIGVESTEADAMARSLMAGKIVKLDQVGIFADGVAVRQVGNYTFGLAQEVIDETITVSNDEISAAIKDIFEDTRSIVEPAGALSVAGLKHWVEHNDVHQENLVAILSGANMNFDRLRFVTEQAELGEAREALFAVTIPEQPGAFREFCALLDTRVITEFNYRLNTRDVAHIFVGVAVESRSDADTVANLLRATGLSTIDLSNNEVAKLHVRHMVGGRAADVHDEVLYRFQFPERPGALMRFLETLGGRWNISLFHYRNHGADIGRVLAGFEVPETERDEFRWFLDELGYRHTLEDSNPAYDQFLKIER; encoded by the coding sequence ATGCCTAATACCGGCGAGCCGGCCGCTTTTGACGAGTTAATGCGCTCGATTTTAACGAGTCGCGTCTACGAAGTTGCCCGCGAGACACCATTAGAACTGGCCGCTCGTCTTTCGGCTCGCCTCGATAACAAAATCTGGTTTAAGCGCGAAGACTTACAGCCGATTTTCAGCTTTAAACTTCGCGGCGCTTACAACAAGATGGCCCATCTGAGCGAGCAAGAGCGTCAGCGCGGCGTTATTACGGCCAGTGCAGGAAACCATGCCCAAGGTGTGGCCTATTCGGCGCGGCACCTCGGAATCAAAGCGCTGATTGTCATGCCCGAAACAACACCGTCGATCAAGGTTGATGCGGTTAGAAATCTCGGTGCGGAAGTGGTTTTGGTGGGTGATTCGTATTCAGATGCCCAGGCCCACTGCGATTCGCTGCAACGCTCAACCGGAATGACCGCCATTCCACCTTTTGATGATCCGCTGGTGGTAGCCGGACAAGGAACCATTGCCGATGAAATAGTGCGTCAAAGCGCCGCCGATTTAGACGCCGTGTTCGTGCCGGTGGGTGGCGGTGGGCTGATTGGCGGGATCGGGGCATACCTAAAGACGGTGGTCCCACACGTAAAGGTTATTGGCGTTGAATCGACAGAGGCCGATGCCATGGCCCGTTCGTTGATGGCCGGTAAAATTGTGAAGTTAGACCAGGTTGGGATTTTTGCTGATGGCGTGGCTGTTCGCCAGGTTGGCAACTACACGTTTGGTTTGGCACAAGAGGTGATCGATGAAACCATCACCGTAAGTAACGACGAAATTTCAGCAGCCATTAAAGACATTTTTGAAGACACCCGCTCGATTGTGGAACCAGCCGGAGCACTGTCGGTGGCTGGGCTCAAACACTGGGTCGAACACAACGATGTGCACCAAGAAAACCTGGTCGCGATCCTAAGTGGTGCCAACATGAACTTTGACCGCTTGCGCTTTGTGACCGAGCAAGCCGAGTTGGGCGAAGCACGTGAAGCCTTATTTGCCGTGACTATTCCCGAGCAACCGGGTGCTTTCCGTGAGTTTTGTGCCCTGTTAGATACTCGTGTTATCACCGAGTTTAACTATCGCTTGAACACCCGTGATGTAGCTCACATTTTTGTGGGTGTAGCCGTGGAGTCGCGTTCGGATGCCGACACGGTCGCCAATCTGTTGCGCGCTACCGGACTTTCAACCATCGACTTGTCGAATAATGAAGTAGCCAAGTTGCACGTGCGCCACATGGTGGGTGGCCGAGCGGCAGATGTACATGATGAAGTGCTCTACAGGTTCCAATTCCCCGAGCGGCCAGGCGCCTTAATGCGTTTCTTGGAGACCTTGGGTGGTCGCTGGAACATCAGTCTTTTTCACTACCGCAACCACGGAGCAGACATCGGAAGGGTTTTGGCAGGCTTTGAAGTGCCCGAGACTGAACGAGATGAGTTTCGGTGGTTCTTAGATGAACTGGGTTACCGACACACTTTGGAAGATAGCAACCCAGCATATGATCAATTCCTAAAGATTGAACGCTAG
- a CDS encoding Na/Pi symporter: MDEKTTPPTAARLEVPTAGRAALVVILIYGFLIGVSVLQAGMGALGGDTQTQLLERVTNPLAAFSVGILVTVLMQSSSATSSVIVGLVASGTLSVEAAVPMIMGANIGTTITNAIVSLGHMRQGPEFRRAFATATVHDFFNLFAVILLFPLEMATGFLAKTATRISEILVGSSGSEWQSPIKTLVDGPVDLIETLFAKAVSGTAQGALLIVCGLVLVMISLTFITKNMRTLIADRLERSLNDLLTRGGGLVAMSFGLVITVVVQSSSITTSLLIPLAASGVLSIRAAYPVTLGANVGTTITALLAAMAASRPEALAIALVHTLFNLAGILLIYPLPLTRMLPVTAAEFLAEVATRRRTLALAWVVGTFVVVPLALLVVLG, from the coding sequence ATGGATGAGAAAACTACGCCTCCTACTGCGGCGCGCCTTGAGGTACCAACGGCCGGCCGAGCAGCGCTAGTAGTCATTCTCATCTACGGCTTTCTCATTGGGGTCTCGGTACTCCAAGCGGGGATGGGAGCGCTCGGAGGCGATACTCAGACTCAACTGTTAGAACGTGTAACCAACCCTCTGGCCGCATTTTCGGTGGGTATTTTAGTAACCGTCCTAATGCAATCTTCTTCAGCCACCTCTTCAGTGATCGTGGGTTTGGTGGCCTCGGGAACGCTCAGTGTGGAAGCGGCGGTTCCCATGATTATGGGGGCCAATATCGGCACCACCATCACCAACGCCATTGTGTCGCTCGGTCATATGCGCCAAGGTCCCGAGTTTCGGCGGGCTTTCGCTACTGCCACCGTGCACGACTTCTTCAACCTCTTTGCGGTGATACTGCTTTTTCCGTTGGAGATGGCCACCGGCTTTCTGGCCAAAACGGCTACACGGATAAGCGAAATTCTGGTCGGTTCGTCGGGGAGTGAATGGCAAAGCCCGATTAAGACGCTGGTCGACGGACCTGTCGATTTAATCGAGACTCTGTTTGCGAAAGCTGTTTCAGGAACAGCTCAGGGCGCTCTCCTCATTGTGTGTGGCTTGGTCTTGGTGATGATTTCGCTCACGTTCATTACCAAGAATATGCGTACGCTGATCGCTGATCGACTGGAACGTTCACTCAATGACCTGTTAACCCGTGGCGGTGGTTTGGTCGCCATGTCATTCGGTCTGGTGATCACGGTCGTGGTCCAGTCTTCTAGCATCACCACGTCGCTGTTAATCCCACTAGCCGCCTCGGGAGTGCTCAGCATCCGCGCCGCCTACCCAGTCACCCTCGGCGCCAACGTAGGCACCACCATCACCGCACTCTTAGCCGCCATGGCCGCCAGTCGCCCCGAAGCCCTAGCCATCGCCTTAGTACACACCCTCTTCAACTTGGCAGGAATCTTACTGATATACCCACTACCCCTCACCCGCATGCTGCCCGTCACCGCCGCAGAGTTTCTGGCAGAAGTCGCTACTCGGCGCCGTACGCTAGCCTTAGCGTGGGTAGTGGGAACCTTTGTGGTAGTGCCACTCGCGTTGTTGGTTGTATTGGGTTAA
- a CDS encoding PhoU domain-containing protein, giving the protein MSFFRRRESGMELITGRVVQMLSDVRHSFDLATAAVLHGASSSAVAEEIRRTDEGINRAEQDLRRELIVHITVQGAEHIGDVMAYTLLIKRIERIGDQAKNIFELTDEDVSFAEADDREELQSIHTQISAMLGEVVELILDPDSERMEEFRVKANKLQDLQVVKIRELMHSEMPGSYAVPRAVLHRYLKRVLGNLVGIVSTLINPIEHEQ; this is encoded by the coding sequence ATGTCGTTTTTCCGTCGGCGTGAATCCGGCATGGAGCTAATTACAGGTCGTGTGGTCCAGATGCTCTCCGACGTGCGTCATTCGTTCGACCTGGCCACAGCGGCGGTTCTCCACGGTGCCTCCTCCAGTGCTGTTGCCGAAGAGATCCGACGAACTGACGAAGGCATTAACCGTGCCGAACAAGACCTTCGTCGTGAGCTGATTGTTCACATTACCGTGCAAGGGGCCGAGCATATTGGCGACGTGATGGCCTACACCTTGCTCATCAAGCGCATTGAACGAATTGGTGACCAAGCCAAGAACATTTTCGAGCTCACCGATGAAGACGTCTCGTTCGCTGAAGCTGATGATCGCGAAGAGTTGCAGTCCATCCACACCCAAATCTCAGCCATGTTGGGCGAAGTAGTCGAACTGATTCTCGATCCCGACTCTGAACGCATGGAAGAGTTCCGGGTCAAGGCAAACAAGCTCCAAGATCTCCAAGTAGTTAAAATTCGTGAGCTTATGCACAGTGAAATGCCCGGTTCCTATGCCGTGCCCCGAGCGGTGCTCCATCGATACCTCAAGCGGGTCTTGGGCAACTTGGTTGGCATAGTCTCAACCTTGATTAACCCAATAGAACACGAGCAATAA
- a CDS encoding Na/Pi symporter — translation MDKNITPPAAARFQVPTPARAALVAVLVYAFLVGVSVLQIGMSALGGDTQTQLLERVTNPLAALSVGILVTAIMQSSSATTSVIVGLVASGTLSVEAAVPLIMGANIGTTITNAIVSLGHIRQGPEFQRAFATATVHDFFNLFTVLLLFPLEMATGFLAKTATRISEILVGSSGGEWQSPIKTLVDGPVNLIDELFQRGLTGTGLGMALIAVGLVMLMGALIFITKNMRTLIADRLERSLNDLLTRGGGLVAMSFGLVITVVVQSSSITTSLLIPLAASGVLSIRAAYPVTLGANVGTTITALLAAMAASRPEALAIALVHTLFNVAGILLIYPLPFTRMLPVTAAEHLAVLATRRRSLALGWVIGTFLVLPLVLLVFLG, via the coding sequence ATGGACAAAAACATAACCCCACCTGCTGCGGCTCGGTTTCAAGTACCGACACCCGCCCGTGCGGCGCTCGTAGCCGTCCTCGTGTACGCCTTTCTCGTAGGCGTGTCAGTATTACAGATTGGTATGAGTGCTCTCGGTGGAGACACTCAAACCCAATTACTTGAACGGGTAACTAACCCACTGGCGGCTTTGTCGGTGGGCATTTTAGTAACGGCCATCATGCAGTCGTCTTCGGCTACTACTTCGGTCATTGTGGGCCTGGTGGCCTCGGGAACCCTCAGTGTGGAAGCGGCGGTGCCACTGATTATGGGTGCCAATATCGGCACCACCATCACCAACGCCATAGTGTCGCTCGGCCACATTCGCCAAGGCCCCGAATTCCAACGGGCTTTCGCCACCGCCACCGTGCACGACTTCTTCAACCTCTTCACGGTACTTTTGCTATTCCCACTGGAGATGGCCACCGGCTTTCTGGCCAAGACCGCCACTCGGATAAGCGAAATTCTGGTTGGCTCCTCGGGTGGAGAATGGCAAAGCCCGATAAAAACGCTGGTCGATGGTCCGGTCAATCTGATCGACGAATTATTCCAGCGCGGGCTTACCGGCACAGGTTTGGGCATGGCGTTAATCGCGGTGGGCTTGGTGATGCTAATGGGGGCTTTGATCTTCATTACCAAGAATATGCGTACCCTGATCGCTGATCGGCTGGAACGTTCACTCAACGACCTATTAACCCGCGGCGGTGGTTTAGTCGCCATGTCATTCGGGTTGGTAATCACGGTCGTGGTCCAGTCTTCTAGCATCACCACGTCACTGCTGATCCCACTAGCCGCCTCGGGAGTGCTCAGCATCCGCGCCGCCTACCCAGTCACCCTCGGCGCCAACGTAGGCACCACCATCACCGCACTCTTAGCCGCCATGGCCGCGAGTCGCCCCGAAGCCCTAGCCATCGCCTTAGTACACACCCTCTTCAACGTGGCCGGAATCTTATTGATATACCCACTACCCTTCACCCGCATGCTGCCCGTCACCGCCGCAGAACATCTAGCAGTGCTGGCTACCCGACGGCGTTCCTTAGCCTTAGGCTGGGTGATTGGTACCTTCCTTGTTCTACCCCTCGTACTGCTTGTTTTTCTAGGTTGA